ATAGACAGAAAACTAGGAAGATGATAGAGAGCTGCTACAAAAATCCAAACAACATACCTGCAATGTAATTAGCTAGTAAATCAGAAAGATCAAAATAAATGACTAATGTAAGTAGCAatcataaaaatttgaaaataaatgtcAGTAAAAATAACCATACCAACGGCTAAAGTTTGAGTAATTTGGTTTAATTCTCTTCCCAATAAATGGTGACGAGAAGAAATAGAAGAATCCAATTAAAAATAGGTACATAGACCACCACTTAATATTGTTGTCCAGTTTCTGTATGAGGGTATGTATATTATCAGATGAAATGAAGAATAAACATGTCACTATCACTGCTGTAATAGTATGCCTTGAATGCTCATGTGGATAAGCATATGTTGGATTCAGGATTGTTGTAACCCTCTCCATTTCGAGGGTATCCAGCAATGAGCTCATAGATTCTTTANNNNNNNNNNNNNNNNNNNNNNNNNNNNNNNNNNNNNNNNNNNNNNNNNNNNNNNNNNNNNNNNNNNNNNNNNNNNNNNNNNNNNNNNNNNNNNNNNNNNATACAGTTGCATTGAGCTTTCAGCATGAGCAACTTGTTGACGAGAAGAAGAATAAATCGTCCGGCCACGAAAAAAAACATTGAGTAGGGAGATTATTGAACGGCCTTcgttcttttgatgacaaagtgatcTACCACTCTCACTGAGTTGACAGGGTCTGTGCCTGAGGCAGCCTTCCACTTGCTAGGGAACCTTCTCTGATGGCTAAGTTGCCGTGGTTGTCTTATTTCCGCATCCCAATCAGGATCTAGTTTCCAACTTTTCGGAACCTGTTCAGCAGAACTTTCCGAGAtgaatggtttttttttttttgttgtcctATGGAATGTGTGTATTGAACAATCAAGAAATATGTGGTTTCGGGGTGTAAGATATCAACTAGACCTTTTTAAGCTGTGATATGACGTACAAAAGAAGGCATTACCTTGTCAACTGCAAGAGTGAAGACCTCAAGATCGCCAGAAGTGGTGATGTGGAAGCGAGTAAAAGCTTTGTAATTTGCGATCCGGAGTGATGAGAAAGCTTCATCGAAGTGTAATCGTAACCAATTGACACATATGTACAGATAGCTCCCGAATACAAGAGATACAACAGGGGTGGAGAGCACCCAGAAATAAAGAAACACAGAGGCATAGTAGATGATGGCACTGCCACGGGATAAGGACTCCATACCTCCTTTGCATATGTTACTTCTAGTAACAGCCATCAACTGCAAAACTTCTATGAATATTATTACGAAGAAAGATGAAGAAATGCAGAATCATGAGGCATAAATAGGAATTACCTCTGGAACATCAAAGGCGGACATGAGGTACTTTATGCATGCTGGATAAAGTCCAAACGTCCATTTCTCCATGCGAGCACGGAGACCAGTAGGATCTGGGAAATGCTCACTCTCCATTGCCTGGTACCATTCATAGAGTGTGTGATAACCTTTGATAAGAAGAGCATGATAGTCAATGTTTGGATTGAACACTTTAAGAAACGAGCATTAGATTCATATTTATATTCCAATTATTGTAGTCAAATGTCCCTAACTTTCTCTTTTAGTACCTAATAACATCGATTGTTTATTTGAACTACTTTTTGCATAGAGGCTTCAAAATTTTGCTATAACTACCATAATAGATCTTTAACTGAAAGACTTGAAGCAACAGGTATGTTAATTTGCAGCAAAAATAGTGAATGTTATTATCAGacttacaatcatgcacatagcGGACAAATGAAGTGGCTTTCTTGTGTAGACTACTAGTCAaaatatgagaatatttatgCACCTGAAGTTGCTAGAAGATGATTACGAATACACATCTCGATACCCAACTCCAACAGCAACATTAGAATAAATGAGGCAACCATATGGGCAAACACATGAACAAAACCAAGTAAAGCCCGTCTTCTACGTGATAACTTTGCAGGAACAAATGAATATGATGACAATATCAATATGAGAGTTCCTGCTGAAGACACATACGAGTGTTGCAACATGTAAACAAAAGCATTGAACATTCTAAACAAGAAGCTCTTTATGCGACCAGCCCAAGAATCTTCTTGTAATATTTGTACAACATTACACTGCAATAGCAAACACCAAAAGGTGAGTGTTTGAGATCTAGTATAGTGAGATCTTAGAATAAAAATTCACATTTGAAGCTGGACATATGTAACTTAAAGAAAGATGATGAACTGAATCCTAGTTTTTCCATAGATTTGTCCATTTTCTTTTGTAACCACCACCTGGAAATAAAGCAAAGTTATCTCAACCAGATCAGATTGGCCGGTCAACTAAGCCTGGAACCAGCAGCAAATCCAGTCTGGTCAAGTAACAAAATGAGATATGCAATCAACTTAGAAAAAACTGGTCAGTCCAGCTGGGTTCTGAGCAAACTGTAAACCAAGTGACCATGAAAAAATCAGTTGAACGGGCCAGATTGTAAAATTGTAGATTTTTGTATAAAACAAAAACATTATACTTCGAACAATTTACTAGCAGAGGCAATGTCTAAACCAGACCTTTTTGAAGAGAAACTACTTACTTAGGGATTTTTGACAGTTGAGACTGAATATATGAACTATACTGCTTTTGAAAAGACAAAAGTTATTGAATGACAAAGAAGTAAGGGTATCAATCCACGTTGGTTAATATGCAATTTCTCAGATCATAACATAGTCCAACACAATAGAATTATGTTAATATAGTgtgttttggaaaaaaaaaattccccTTTTTATCCTTATTTAACACCAAATCTAGGGCAGTCAGACCAATAAACTTGACCTGGTCAATCCCTGAGTCAACTTCCAGATCGATGATTGACCCATTGGTTCAACCAGTGAACCAGTGCTTAGAACTTCATTCAAGTCAATGCATAACACAGTAAAATTGAGGATTCCAAGATTATCTGGAGATATATCCATTTCTTGAAACAGTGAAGAGAAAATAAAGTATTGCAGGGCTTGGTttaagaattttatatttttacttTTGATACATTTGTATTCTTTCCTGAGGATTCAATACAATATTAATGATGCCTCTTTCAGGTTAGCTTCCAGATTATCTATGTATAACCTTGATAAATTGAAGAGGATAATATACAGTTCAATCATTTTTAATTGTCACTCCAAGATAGATAAACCTAGTGCTCAGACACTGAGTTAAGAATAGAGAAAGAGAATAATAACTAATTTTGTTCGTTGTTCTAAGTCTTGTTTTATTCAAGTGGATACATCCAACAAAAGGTAAGGAAGTCACGTGAATGGGAAAagaatatgaagctaatatggcATTTTATCGTGGTAAATTAGGATACAGTATGTGGAGAATCAGGCATGAAATTAGGAGGATACTGTCATTCATTAACAGtggtaaaataattaaattctcTTAGTTCTATAACTTGTTGAAGAAGACCACGCTTAGTCAACATTTTTTTACCTTCTAAATGAGATTGTTTATTCCTTTGCATGGTGTCGCCCACTGGCTGTCATCTCTCAACAAGGTATACTATGCCAATATTGGTCCACTTTTTCAGAAAAGGCACATGTCTTTAAGATTGTTCTAATTCGGTAAAATGTTTAGTCCCTTGATAGAATAAAACTTACAAATTAAAGACTTAACTGTGTGAGCATATTTCCTAGGGAAATTATTCTAATAAGTTGTACTTTCAgcatattacaaatgaaaaatgtTAAAAACAAAAAGAACTATAAGTGATGGAGCATCACCTGTGGGAACGTAGAGAACACCAATATGAAATAGATAATACCACCAATTATATCAAACTGCCAATTTTTCTTACGAAACTTTAGAATATTGCCCAATGCTATCTGAAAGAGATTGTGAGTGGATCAAACAAATATTCAATCACTGAGGTAAATATAAGacaattaataaaaatttggtatTTGGCAAAAAAAATGTGAAAACTAAAGACTAATTTTCACCTTACTCGAATCATCAAAGGATGGGTATGTAGCCCTTCTCTCATAAAAAGCTCCATCATATTCCTTGAAATCCTGAAAGACATGTGTCGGATGCAAAAAGGCCCCACCACAACCATTTACAAGAAGGTgttgtgcatgaacagatttctTTGAAGAAGGAAGAATGACAGTATGGCGCATGTAATGATGTAAATCTCCTGCCATTCTAAGTTTGCATCTTCCCTTCAGGTATTCACGAATTAAGTGAGATGTATTCTTCCCAGTAGTCTCATTCCAGTACCAATCAAGTAACCAGTTTGGCTCATGTGTCATGACAATAACAGAGTCATTCTCACCAACCTATGGAGACCTTGCAAGTATGAGAGGATAAAATACAATTATTAAACATTAATATATATGTTTTGTGAAAAATAATActtcaaatttttaaatgaattaccTGATTTATatgaaaatattataaattttaaatatatatatttgaaaaatattatacTACAATTTCTAAACCTACAGACATAATTGATTGAGGTTTTAACCATTGCTGAATGTGTTAACCCTTTCCTTGCACATCACACCAACCAAAAAACCACAACCTTTTATTTAGAAGTAATCATTATCAGATGGCTTGAATATTGGTACAAGTGATTCATAGTCCAAAAAGGTAGCTAAAACTTGGCAACAGAAAAATCTAAAGCGCGAGAGCTTCTGTCCTTCTATGCTGAATTCCCAAAGTTCAATAAGCAAGAACAGGCTATTGTGACAAAAAATAGAGCAATGTGATGCTATACTGCAACTGAGTAAAATAGAAGCAAAATGTACCTTGTTTTTACATAGCTCTGCAAAAAACTTGAACTGGTAAACATCAATGTCACAGTGTAGAGCTAGATCAAGACCAAATACCCACCATCCCTTTGGAAGTTGCAAGGCAAAATAACTTTTCTTCTGAGGCAAGAGCCACCCACCCAACCAGCTCTTGTGACATATGTATCTCATAAAAGTATGTAGCCCATCAAACCAGTCTGTAGATGTGAAAATTGTCCTAAAATCAATTTTGGTCTCCCTTGCCAAAAATGACAAAATGCTAAGAACTGCATTTACAGTAACTACAGTTAATTTTTCGAAAAGATAGTTATGAGAGCCCACAAGCACTCACACAGTCACACATATGTGGGTGAATGTAGGTTTCAACCCCAAACCTTGGCAACAACTTTCAAGGACCTTTACCAACTGAGCTAGTTGGCACCCTAAATAGTTAATTACTTATACCTCATGTGGAAATAAAATAACTAATGAATTGTCATGAAGTAACCAAATCATTGTGATAATATTAAAGACATAATTTCAGGGCTCATGCATGTTTCATCTAGAAAGTACCATGATTTCCAGGAATTAGGAAACACTGAGGCCCATCATACTGACGTAGTTCTGAAATTCCATAAGGAACCTCTGGCTTATTGAATGCTATATGCTCAGACTTGTACCAAGGTGGAGGTTGCAGAGCACATTCAAATGGAGAGAAAAATCGCCTCTCATAAGTAAATGCTGAAGGGTTAGGATACCTGTGCAATAACTAAATTAGCAAAGTTAACTTGGAAGTATAACATCTATAAAACTATTAACACGTCCCTAGGAACTATTTATTCTGGAAATTTTAACTCATAGATAATCAATCTAAATCACAAGAATCAGTAATTACACATCCAAATTGGCAATCATAATTCTACACTTGGACATATTCTTCAAGTTATAGCCCAAATGACATAACACAAACTTTGACTATAAACAAAGACTACATTCTGGATTTTGTTTGACTTAAATCAATAATTCACATGCAATCAAAAGATTAGATGCATAACAATCAATCAGTGGGAAGGTGCTATATGGAATCTGTCAAGAAAAAGTATGTAGACCACATGGTCTAGCAGAAAATCGTTGTCCTTTGTAACAACCATTTAATTTGATTGTCTTCATTCTTTAGAATTAgatatcaaaacaacagccataTTTTGTAAATCATCAAGGAATACAAGAAGCTAGCCT
This window of the Zingiber officinale cultivar Zhangliang chromosome 3B, Zo_v1.1, whole genome shotgun sequence genome carries:
- the LOC121967326 gene encoding uncharacterized protein LOC121967326 — encoded protein: MVGLKIGDKESMSSLLDTLEMERVTTILNPTYAYPHEHSRHTITAVIVTCLFFISSDNIHTLIQKLDNNIKWWSMYLFLIGFFYFFSSPFIGKRIKPNYSNFSRWYVVWIFVAALYHLPSFLSMGVDLKMNLSLFLTIYVSSIVFLTVFHIIFLGLWYVGLVARVAGKKPEIFTILQNCTVISIGCCVFYSHCGNRAIQRHKFLGERNSFNSSLFVKSKDGSNWLSNFLQMSELKDQICSSWFAPVGSASDYPFLSGWVIYGELACSGSCAGPSDEISPIYSLWATFIGLYIANYVVERSTGWALTHPLSISEHERLKKQVEPDFLDMVPWYSGTSTDLFKTVFDLLVSVTLFVGRFDMRMMQAAMSNKPEEAKDGDLFYDHLNDRDELWFDFIADTGDGGNSSYAVARLLAQPSIQIKSSNSICVLPRGDLLLIGGDLAYPNPSAFTYERRFFSPFECALQPPPWYKSEHIAFNKPEVPYGISELRQYDGPQCFLIPGNHDWFDGLHTFMRYICHKSWLGGWLLPQKKSYFALQLPKGWWVFGLDLALHCDIDVYQFKFFAELCKNKVGENDSVIVMTHEPNWLLDWYWNETTGKNTSHLIREYLKGRCKLRMAGDLHHYMRHTVILPSSKKSVHAQHLLVNGCGGAFLHPTHVFQDFKEYDGAFYERRATYPSFDDSSKIALGNILKFRKKNWQFDIIGGIIYFILVFSTFPQCNVVQILQEDSWAGRIKSFLFRMFNAFVYMLQHSYVSSAGTLILILSSYSFVPAKLSRRRRALLGFVHVFAHMVASFILMLLLELGIEMCIRNHLLATSGYHTLYEWYQAMESEHFPDPTGLRARMEKWTFGLYPACIKYLMSAFDVPELMAVTRSNICKGGMESLSRGSAIIYYASVFLYFWVLSTPVVSLVFGSYLYICVNWLRLHFDEAFSSLRIANYKAFTRFHITTSGDLEVFTLAVDKVPKSWKLDPDWDAEIRQPRQLSHQRRFPSKWKAASGTDPVNSVRVVDHFVIKRTKAVQ